The following proteins are co-located in the Streptococcus downei MFe28 genome:
- a CDS encoding ABC transporter ATP-binding protein, which yields MIQFDHVSKIYGQRAVVDDISFKVNKGEFITILGTSGSGKTTTLKMINRLLEPSKGKISFAGQDLSNLDPIEHRRHIGYVVQEIGLFPHLTVKDNIATVPKLLKWDKEKIDQRVEELLNLVQLPAQEFAHRYPAQLSGGQQQRIGVARALAADPEVLLFDEPFGAIDLLTRNDLQEGLLKIHQDLSSKTFVFITHDINEAFKLGSRVMIMDQGKILQFDQPQAILEAPAHPLVEKLIATARAQELGRRAPE from the coding sequence ATGATTCAATTCGACCATGTTAGTAAAATCTACGGCCAGAGGGCTGTAGTTGATGATATATCTTTTAAAGTCAATAAGGGGGAGTTCATTACCATCCTTGGAACTTCTGGTTCTGGGAAAACGACCACCCTCAAGATGATTAATCGCCTCTTGGAGCCCAGCAAGGGTAAGATTTCCTTTGCGGGCCAAGACTTATCGAACCTTGACCCGATTGAACACCGCCGCCATATTGGTTATGTGGTTCAAGAAATCGGGCTTTTCCCCCATCTGACGGTCAAGGATAATATTGCCACCGTTCCCAAGCTCCTCAAGTGGGATAAGGAAAAGATTGACCAGCGAGTAGAAGAGCTCTTAAACTTGGTGCAATTACCAGCCCAGGAATTCGCCCACCGCTACCCAGCCCAATTGTCGGGAGGTCAGCAGCAAAGAATTGGAGTGGCTAGAGCTCTGGCAGCTGACCCAGAAGTCCTCTTATTTGATGAGCCTTTTGGTGCCATTGACCTGCTGACGCGAAATGACCTCCAAGAAGGTCTGCTAAAGATTCACCAGGACCTCTCAAGCAAGACTTTTGTCTTTATCACGCACGATATTAACGAGGCCTTTAAATTGGGCTCTCGGGTCATGATTATGGATCAGGGGAAGATTTTGCAGTTTGATCAACCGCAGGCCATTTTAGAGGCTCCAGCCCATCCTTTAGTTGAGAAGCTGATTGCAACAGCCCGGGCTCAAGAATTGGGGAGGAGGGCACCAGAATGA
- a CDS encoding glycine betaine ABC transporter substrate-binding protein has product MQPRKIFLSIILALVLLLSAGLYSYGQKMVGPSQSKGTIRVGSKDFTESSVVAEIYALALEDHGYKVERKTNISSSLIHDSLIHDEIDLYPEYTGTGLLTILKKPVQTDPKKVYQTVKTDYQKKFDLTWLDYAQANDGQGLVIRTSVAKKYGISTISDLQKQAKNLRFASQGEFNERQDGLAGLEKTYGKFAWKSSQVYDNTLKYRVLENDDADVTPAYTTEGQLAQTDKFTLLKDNKSFWPPYNLAPVVRNQILQDYPEIRPILNKISAGLTTKKVTQLNAKVDVDKEDYQKVAKDYYQSIKK; this is encoded by the coding sequence ATGCAGCCTAGAAAAATCTTTTTATCCATTATCTTAGCCTTGGTCTTGCTCCTGTCTGCTGGTCTTTATAGTTATGGTCAAAAAATGGTTGGTCCCAGCCAATCCAAAGGCACCATTCGTGTGGGCTCCAAGGATTTTACAGAAAGCTCTGTTGTGGCTGAAATCTATGCTTTGGCCCTTGAAGACCACGGATACAAGGTGGAGCGCAAGACCAATATTTCCAGCTCTCTGATTCATGATAGTCTGATTCATGATGAGATTGACCTTTATCCAGAATATACAGGGACTGGCCTCCTGACTATTCTTAAGAAGCCTGTGCAAACCGATCCCAAGAAGGTCTACCAGACGGTTAAGACGGACTACCAAAAGAAATTTGATTTGACCTGGTTGGACTATGCCCAGGCCAATGATGGTCAGGGGCTGGTCATTCGAACCTCAGTCGCCAAAAAATATGGCATTTCCACCATATCTGATCTGCAAAAGCAGGCCAAGAACCTCCGCTTTGCCTCCCAAGGGGAGTTCAACGAGCGCCAAGATGGCCTAGCTGGTCTGGAGAAGACCTATGGCAAATTCGCTTGGAAGTCCAGTCAAGTCTATGACAATACCCTTAAATACAGGGTACTGGAGAATGACGACGCCGATGTAACACCGGCCTATACGACCGAAGGGCAGTTGGCTCAGACGGATAAGTTTACCCTCCTTAAGGATAACAAGTCCTTCTGGCCTCCCTATAATCTGGCCCCTGTTGTGAGAAATCAGATTTTGCAAGACTACCCTGAAATTCGACCCATCCTTAACAAGATTAGTGCTGGCTTGACCACCAAGAAAGTTACCCAGCTCAATGCCAAGGTTGATGTCGACAAGGAAGACTACCAGAAGGTAGCCAAGGACTATTACCAATCCATCAAGAAATGA
- a CDS encoding ABC transporter permease, which produces MLNQIIHYFQINAASYWQAVWQHISISLEALLISVLLGLALAYLAYQHPRMQKWITSFSQGLRVLPSLGVLFILIPFLGVGHFPALLALIFLGLAPVLINTVLGLNQVPASLVETAQAMGMTPRQLTVKLSLPLALPYILTGVKLALVEIIASATLATYIGAGGLGSLIFTGLGLYRYDLLVIGGASVALLSLISMLLLDFLIRWSRRYAA; this is translated from the coding sequence TTGCTAAATCAAATCATCCATTATTTCCAGATTAATGCTGCCAGTTACTGGCAGGCTGTCTGGCAACATATTTCTATCAGTTTGGAAGCCTTATTGATTTCTGTCCTTCTGGGGCTGGCCCTGGCTTATTTGGCCTACCAACATCCTAGGATGCAGAAGTGGATTACTTCCTTTTCCCAGGGGCTGAGAGTTCTGCCCAGCCTAGGCGTGCTCTTTATTTTGATTCCCTTTCTGGGAGTTGGGCATTTTCCAGCCCTACTGGCTTTGATTTTCCTTGGATTAGCACCCGTTTTAATCAATACCGTTCTGGGTCTCAATCAGGTCCCTGCTAGTTTGGTCGAAACGGCTCAAGCTATGGGAATGACCCCAAGACAGTTGACCGTCAAGCTCTCCCTGCCTCTGGCTCTTCCCTATATTTTGACTGGGGTCAAATTAGCCCTAGTGGAAATTATCGCCAGTGCTACCCTAGCCACCTATATCGGTGCTGGAGGTCTGGGAAGCCTGATTTTTACAGGTCTGGGTCTCTATCGTTACGACCTCCTGGTCATTGGTGGGGCTAGTGTTGCGCTCTTATCGCTCATCAGTATGTTACTACTGGACTTCTTGATTAGATGGAGTAGACGTTATGCAGCCTAG
- a CDS encoding DHA2 family efflux MFS transporter permease subunit: MEENKKMTSGQAAVPVQHPWLAMTGLLIGAFVGMLSETSLNIALPKLEVALGVGTSSLQWLVTGYMLVIGIVLPLSSLISKWFTTRQTVIFALLAFIAGSVISALGSDFAMVLAGRMIQGIGTGLIVPLLFTVAMKIFPMQKLGAAMGVNALVIMFAPAVGPTLTGLLLAKLSWRYIFWAFAAFLLIALIFSLAFLKNIADLSKPKVDYLSVLASMLGFGALVVGVSFASENGWGSPIVLGSLLIGLLILAFYTYRQLHLEHPILNLKIFAKLDFSTAAVLVMLDFAIILSAMYLFPQFIQNGMGLPVAMTGIIMLPGGIVNAIVSAISGRLYDNLGAPVLARLGFAITIIGAIMLIFVKPSSSVAFIITAHIILMIGCPLAMSPAQTHALNSLRGAESADGSTIMNTMQQIVGAIATALATSFLVLGQTHVQNASKPEAFTNGVHFGFYFTLALAFLAFLLSLSLRRHKNRLG, from the coding sequence TTGGAAGAAAATAAAAAAATGACTTCTGGTCAGGCAGCAGTGCCTGTCCAACACCCCTGGTTGGCTATGACTGGTCTCTTGATTGGCGCCTTTGTCGGTATGCTATCAGAGACCTCACTCAACATCGCCCTGCCCAAATTGGAAGTAGCTCTAGGTGTGGGAACCTCATCCCTACAATGGCTGGTAACTGGCTATATGCTGGTCATCGGGATTGTCCTGCCCTTGTCCAGCCTGATTTCTAAATGGTTTACAACCAGACAGACAGTCATCTTTGCCCTGCTGGCCTTTATCGCGGGATCGGTGATTTCTGCCCTGGGCTCAGACTTTGCTATGGTTCTAGCAGGTCGGATGATTCAAGGTATCGGAACTGGTCTGATTGTTCCCTTACTCTTTACTGTGGCTATGAAAATATTCCCCATGCAAAAGCTGGGGGCAGCCATGGGAGTCAATGCCCTAGTCATTATGTTTGCCCCAGCAGTAGGGCCAACCTTAACAGGACTGCTCCTAGCGAAACTGTCTTGGCGCTATATCTTCTGGGCTTTTGCCGCTTTCTTGCTGATTGCCTTGATTTTCTCTCTGGCCTTCTTGAAGAATATCGCCGACTTGAGCAAACCAAAGGTAGACTACCTGTCTGTTCTGGCTAGTATGCTTGGGTTTGGAGCCCTGGTTGTTGGTGTCAGCTTTGCCAGCGAGAATGGTTGGGGCTCACCAATCGTCTTGGGCTCGCTCTTAATTGGTCTGCTGATTTTGGCCTTCTATACCTATCGTCAGTTACATTTGGAACACCCTATTCTCAATCTGAAAATTTTCGCCAAGTTGGATTTTAGTACAGCAGCAGTATTGGTCATGCTGGACTTTGCCATCATCCTGTCAGCCATGTACCTCTTTCCACAATTCATTCAAAATGGGATGGGGCTGCCCGTTGCCATGACAGGGATTATCATGCTACCTGGTGGTATTGTCAATGCCATTGTTTCAGCCATTTCTGGTCGACTCTACGATAATTTAGGGGCGCCAGTTCTGGCTAGACTGGGCTTTGCCATTACCATTATCGGAGCCATCATGCTGATTTTTGTAAAACCAAGTTCTTCGGTAGCTTTCATTATTACAGCCCACATCATCCTGATGATTGGTTGTCCCTTGGCCATGTCACCTGCTCAAACCCACGCCCTCAATAGTCTTAGAGGAGCAGAGTCAGCTGATGGCTCAACCATTATGAACACCATGCAACAAATCGTTGGTGCCATTGCCACAGCTCTAGCAACTAGTTTCCTAGTTTTGGGTCAAACTCATGTCCAAAATGCAAGCAAACCTGAGGCCTTCACCAATGGTGTCCACTTTGGATTTTATTTCACCCTAGCCCTGGCCTTTCTAGCTTTCCTACTTAGCTTGAGCCTGAGACGGCATAAGAACCGTTTGGGATAG
- a CDS encoding ABC transporter ATP-binding protein: MKTNKKSLISQMTPYLKGYKALFGLAIIFTIISSTITVIGPDKLKEMTDTMTKGLTGTIDLDKIGSIAFTLALMYIGGALVSYSASFIVSTLIQRFSQRLRDAIADKINKIPLKYFDSHAQGDTLSRVTNDVDLMTQSFNQSLVTMVASIVLLIGSIFMMIKTNGLLAATAIGSVFAGFLLTGLIMARSQPLFKKQQKNLADVSGYVEEIYSGHNVVTSYNARRESKEAFEKLNQDLFSSMWKSQFFSGIMMPMMQFIGNFGYVMVCIVGARMAINGDITMGTIVAFMTYVRIFTQPVSQIAQGITQLQSANAAMGRVFEFLDEEEMEVEDAKAKQLDKVKGDVAFENVFFGYNPDRTIIHDFSAHAKPGQKIAIVGPTGAGKTTIVNLLMRFYEINKGKISIDGVDIHDMKRSEVHDAFSMVLQDTWLFEGTVKENLIFNQDHISDEQVLAATKAVGVHHYIKTLPKGYDTVLDDSVTLSVGQKQLMTIARALLKDSPLLILDEATSSVDTRTEELIQKAMDKLMEGRTSFVIAHRLSTIRNADLILVMKDGNIIEQGNHDELMGQDGFYADLYNSQFVSA; encoded by the coding sequence ATGAAGACTAACAAGAAATCTCTAATCAGCCAAATGACTCCTTACTTGAAAGGTTATAAGGCACTCTTTGGTCTCGCTATTATTTTCACCATTATTTCCAGCACCATTACGGTTATTGGACCTGACAAGCTTAAGGAAATGACCGATACCATGACCAAGGGCTTGACAGGAACTATTGACCTTGACAAGATTGGCTCCATTGCCTTTACCCTAGCTCTCATGTACATCGGTGGGGCCCTGGTTTCATACTCAGCCAGCTTCATCGTCTCAACCCTGATTCAACGCTTCTCCCAACGCTTGCGGGATGCTATCGCTGATAAGATCAACAAGATTCCTTTGAAGTACTTTGATAGCCACGCCCAAGGGGATACCCTTTCTCGGGTTACCAATGACGTTGACCTTATGACTCAGTCCTTTAACCAAAGTCTGGTGACTATGGTGGCTTCCATTGTGCTCCTAATTGGTTCTATCTTTATGATGATTAAGACCAATGGCCTTTTGGCCGCAACAGCTATCGGATCAGTCTTCGCTGGTTTCCTCCTGACAGGTCTGATTATGGCTCGCAGTCAACCGCTTTTCAAAAAACAACAAAAGAACTTGGCTGACGTCTCTGGTTATGTCGAAGAAATTTATAGCGGACACAATGTCGTGACTAGCTACAATGCCCGTCGAGAAAGTAAAGAAGCCTTTGAAAAACTGAATCAAGACCTCTTCTCAAGTATGTGGAAGTCACAATTCTTCTCTGGTATTATGATGCCTATGATGCAGTTTATCGGTAACTTCGGTTATGTCATGGTCTGTATCGTTGGGGCCCGCATGGCCATCAATGGTGACATCACCATGGGGACCATCGTCGCCTTCATGACCTATGTCCGTATTTTTACCCAACCGGTTTCGCAAATCGCTCAAGGGATTACCCAACTCCAATCAGCCAACGCTGCTATGGGACGGGTCTTTGAATTCCTGGACGAAGAAGAAATGGAAGTGGAAGATGCTAAGGCTAAGCAATTGGATAAGGTCAAGGGGGATGTCGCCTTTGAAAATGTCTTCTTTGGTTACAACCCAGACAGGACTATCATCCACGACTTCTCAGCCCATGCCAAGCCTGGTCAAAAGATTGCCATTGTCGGACCAACCGGTGCTGGTAAGACAACAATCGTCAACCTCCTTATGCGCTTCTATGAAATCAATAAGGGTAAGATTTCCATCGATGGGGTTGATATCCACGACATGAAGCGTTCAGAAGTTCATGATGCCTTCTCGATGGTTCTCCAAGACACTTGGCTCTTTGAAGGAACCGTCAAGGAAAACTTGATTTTCAATCAGGACCATATCTCAGACGAGCAAGTTCTAGCGGCTACCAAGGCTGTCGGTGTCCACCACTATATCAAGACCCTGCCTAAGGGCTATGATACGGTGCTGGATGATTCGGTCACCCTGTCCGTTGGGCAAAAGCAATTGATGACCATCGCTCGGGCCTTGCTCAAGGACTCACCGCTCCTGATTTTGGATGAAGCGACTTCATCTGTCGATACCCGTACTGAAGAATTGATTCAAAAGGCTATGGACAAGCTGATGGAAGGTCGGACCTCCTTCGTGATCGCCCACCGTCTATCAACCATCCGCAACGCTGATCTGATTCTAGTCATGAAGGATGGTAACATCATCGAACAAGGTAATCACGATGAATTGATGGGCCAAGATGGCTTCTATGCAGATCTCTACAATTCTCAATTCGTATCAGCTTAA
- a CDS encoding ABC transporter ATP-binding protein codes for MFKIFKRLSAKEWGMILLSTIFICLAVWMDLKTPEYMSKITTLLQNKGTTTSDIMDPGSKMLIFSFGSFLMAVCVGFLAARTAASFTTRLRSDIFNQVADYSQAEIKRFSVPSLLTRTTNDLTQLQIMITMGMQVVTRGPIMAVWALTKIWGKSSDWTSAVGVAVLIVFILLSVLLFLAFPRQRKVQGLTDALNATTRESLTGVRVVRAYNAEDYQDQKFRKENENLTKLNLFVYRLMSLMNPVMTMVSSGLTLAIYWIGAHLISDVSVPKVDKTSPMVMKMVAQAAKAVKDRVSIFSDMVVFSSYAMQVVIGFMMMVAIFIILPRALVSAKRINEVLALEPSVKFKKDPKTGNGQVGQVEFHDVSFRYSKNSAAAIEHVSFKAEKGQTVAFIGSTGSGKSTLVNLIPRFYDATEGWIKVDGVKVEDYSHDDLNNKVGYIPQTAVLFSGTIRSNMQFGVSAQGHLSDDAIWEALELAQAKDFVESKDKGLDTEVTQGGTNFSGGQKQRLAIARALARKPEILIFDDSFSALDYKTDRVLREELNKKTSNLTKLIVAQRISTIMDADQIIVLDQGKVVGQGNHKELLASNSVYQEIAYSQLSKEELENED; via the coding sequence ATGTTCAAAATTTTTAAACGCTTAAGCGCTAAAGAGTGGGGCATGATTCTTCTATCCACCATCTTTATCTGTTTGGCAGTTTGGATGGATTTGAAGACACCTGAATACATGTCTAAAATCACCACCCTCTTGCAGAACAAGGGGACAACGACATCAGACATCATGGATCCAGGTTCCAAGATGCTCATCTTCTCCTTTGGTAGCTTTTTGATGGCTGTCTGTGTCGGCTTCTTGGCTGCCAGAACAGCAGCAAGCTTCACCACCCGCTTGCGCTCTGATATTTTCAATCAGGTTGCGGATTATTCCCAAGCGGAAATCAAACGGTTCTCGGTCCCAAGTCTTTTGACTCGGACAACCAATGACCTGACCCAGCTGCAAATCATGATTACGATGGGGATGCAGGTGGTCACTCGGGGGCCAATCATGGCCGTCTGGGCTTTGACCAAGATTTGGGGCAAGAGTAGTGATTGGACAAGCGCTGTCGGTGTTGCTGTCCTTATCGTTTTCATCCTCTTGTCAGTCTTGCTCTTTCTGGCCTTTCCACGTCAACGTAAGGTTCAAGGCTTGACCGATGCCCTCAATGCCACGACCCGTGAATCTCTGACGGGGGTTCGGGTTGTTCGGGCCTACAATGCCGAAGACTATCAAGACCAAAAATTCCGCAAGGAAAACGAGAACCTGACCAAGCTCAACCTCTTTGTTTATCGCCTCATGTCGCTGATGAACCCAGTCATGACCATGGTTTCAAGTGGTTTGACTCTGGCCATTTATTGGATTGGGGCTCACCTCATTTCTGATGTTTCAGTTCCTAAGGTTGACAAGACCAGCCCTATGGTTATGAAGATGGTGGCGCAAGCAGCTAAGGCTGTGAAAGATCGTGTCTCAATCTTCTCAGATATGGTGGTCTTCTCATCTTACGCCATGCAAGTCGTTATCGGCTTCATGATGATGGTGGCTATCTTTATCATCCTACCTCGGGCCCTGGTTTCTGCTAAACGGATTAATGAAGTTTTGGCCCTTGAACCTTCTGTCAAGTTCAAGAAGGACCCTAAGACAGGAAATGGTCAAGTGGGTCAAGTGGAATTCCACGATGTCTCTTTCCGTTACAGCAAGAACTCTGCTGCAGCTATCGAGCATGTTTCCTTTAAGGCGGAAAAAGGCCAAACGGTCGCCTTCATCGGTTCAACTGGTTCTGGTAAATCGACCCTGGTCAACCTTATTCCACGTTTTTATGATGCCACAGAAGGCTGGATTAAGGTGGATGGGGTTAAGGTTGAAGACTATAGCCATGATGACCTCAACAATAAGGTCGGCTATATTCCTCAGACAGCTGTCCTCTTTAGTGGCACCATCCGATCCAATATGCAGTTTGGAGTTAGCGCTCAAGGACATTTGAGTGATGACGCTATTTGGGAAGCCCTCGAATTAGCTCAAGCCAAGGACTTTGTTGAAAGCAAAGACAAGGGCTTGGATACTGAGGTCACCCAAGGCGGTACCAACTTCTCAGGTGGTCAAAAACAACGTTTGGCCATTGCTCGAGCCCTAGCTCGTAAGCCAGAAATTCTGATTTTTGATGATTCCTTCTCGGCCTTGGACTACAAGACCGACCGTGTCTTACGTGAGGAACTCAACAAGAAGACCAGCAATTTGACCAAGTTAATCGTGGCCCAAAGAATTTCAACCATCATGGATGCCGATCAAATTATTGTCCTTGACCAAGGTAAGGTCGTTGGTCAGGGTAATCACAAGGAACTCTTGGCCTCAAATTCTGTCTACCAAGAAATTGCCTACTCACAACTTTCAAAGGAGGAATTGGAAAATGAAGACTAA
- a CDS encoding MarR family winged helix-turn-helix transcriptional regulator, with translation MKDPFSIFRTLINTMESQIQELAKAQGVEHLAGPQGFTVSYLFENRDKEVFIKDIEERLRISKSVASNLIKRMEKNGFIEVRPSLRDKRYKQIVLTELGLDKAEKIKVFRSQIQDLIFKDIDKQDLAATHRVFMQIKSNLEK, from the coding sequence ATGAAAGATCCCTTTAGCATTTTCAGAACCCTTATCAATACCATGGAAAGTCAGATTCAAGAGCTAGCCAAAGCCCAAGGCGTTGAGCATTTAGCTGGCCCCCAAGGCTTTACGGTCTCTTATCTTTTTGAAAACCGAGACAAAGAGGTTTTCATCAAGGATATTGAGGAGAGACTGAGGATTTCCAAGTCGGTCGCTAGTAATCTCATTAAACGCATGGAAAAAAATGGCTTTATTGAGGTGAGACCCTCACTCAGGGATAAGCGCTACAAGCAGATTGTCCTAACGGAGCTGGGCTTGGACAAGGCTGAGAAAATCAAGGTTTTTCGTAGCCAAATCCAAGACTTAATCTTCAAGGATATTGATAAGCAGGATCTGGCGGCCACCCACCGGGTTTTTATGCAAATTAAATCTAATTTAGAAAAGTAG
- a CDS encoding surface-anchored 5'-nucleotidase → MNKHVFFKSSILALAAGVTLLATPALADQVDVQVLGVNDFHGALDTSGTANMPEGAVKNTGGAAQLDAGMDQAQAQFQSEHPQGDTTRVQAGDMVGASPANSGLLQDEPTVKVFNHMDVDYGTVGNHEFDEGLSEYNRIVQGQAPEPGKFDAIVDQYSTDGQQEPAKQQILAANIIDQKTNQIPFGWQPYAIKTIQVGDKQVRMGYIGIVTTEIPNLVLRKNLEGYSFLDEAETIAKYARELNDQGVHAIGVIAHVAADNDKGELEGDAVPIINKLNQIYPENSVDIFFAGHSHKYANGVVGKTRVVQATSQGKAFEDVRGVLDTDTGDFIDIPTAQIIPVLHDAAGSPDIQAIVDDANQRVKAVTEAKIATATTPQAITRTTNQDKETAVGDLVTQGQLAMARQSYPDIDFALTNNGGVRSDLIVNPDKSITWGAAQAVQPFGNVLQVVELTGQQVYDTLNQQYDEEERYFLQMAGLHYLYTDNPDGGKESPYKVVKAYKDDGSEIDPNQTYKVVINDFLFGGGDGFSALRDVRRLGALDPDTETFINYLKKQEADEKTIDQPTLNHKTYVTVQRATSYEDRPDGRHRLTKEIYLDRQGQEASQSLIKDELVQDKSSQDQSASPKAGSQAPHMISLQYPALASQKAGQTQKTAQANANSKENLPETGSDLTKERTLSLIGLLVSLTAGVFLRKNRKED, encoded by the coding sequence ATGAATAAACACGTATTTTTTAAGAGCTCTATCTTGGCTCTGGCCGCAGGAGTGACCTTGCTGGCTACTCCTGCCCTGGCAGATCAGGTAGATGTTCAGGTCCTAGGGGTCAATGATTTCCACGGAGCTTTAGATACTTCAGGAACAGCTAATATGCCAGAAGGTGCTGTCAAAAACACTGGAGGAGCTGCCCAACTGGATGCCGGCATGGACCAGGCCCAGGCTCAATTCCAGTCAGAACATCCCCAAGGTGATACCACTCGCGTTCAGGCTGGGGATATGGTCGGCGCCAGCCCAGCCAATTCTGGGCTCCTGCAGGATGAACCTACCGTCAAGGTCTTTAATCACATGGATGTTGACTATGGGACCGTCGGGAACCACGAATTCGATGAAGGCCTCTCGGAATACAATCGGATTGTTCAAGGCCAAGCCCCAGAACCTGGTAAATTTGATGCTATCGTCGACCAGTATTCGACCGATGGCCAACAAGAACCTGCCAAACAACAGATTTTAGCAGCTAACATTATTGACCAAAAGACCAACCAGATTCCCTTCGGCTGGCAACCCTATGCCATCAAGACCATTCAGGTTGGGGATAAGCAAGTCAGAATGGGCTACATCGGTATTGTGACCACAGAGATTCCTAACCTAGTCCTGCGTAAGAATCTGGAAGGCTATAGCTTCCTAGACGAAGCGGAAACCATTGCCAAGTACGCTAGAGAGCTCAACGACCAGGGCGTGCACGCTATCGGTGTCATTGCCCATGTTGCTGCTGACAATGACAAGGGTGAGCTGGAAGGTGATGCCGTCCCAATCATCAATAAACTCAATCAGATTTATCCAGAAAATAGTGTCGACATTTTCTTTGCCGGCCATAGCCACAAATATGCCAACGGAGTGGTTGGTAAAACCCGTGTGGTTCAAGCCACTTCCCAAGGCAAGGCCTTTGAAGATGTCCGAGGCGTTTTAGATACCGATACTGGCGACTTTATCGATATTCCAACAGCTCAGATTATACCTGTCCTGCATGATGCTGCTGGCAGTCCTGATATTCAGGCCATCGTTGATGATGCCAATCAAAGGGTTAAGGCCGTTACAGAGGCGAAAATCGCCACGGCGACGACTCCCCAAGCCATTACTCGTACCACCAACCAGGATAAGGAAACTGCCGTCGGCGACCTAGTTACCCAAGGCCAACTTGCCATGGCTCGCCAAAGCTATCCAGATATAGACTTCGCTCTGACCAATAACGGTGGTGTCCGTTCTGACCTGATTGTCAACCCTGATAAATCAATCACTTGGGGAGCTGCCCAAGCTGTTCAACCTTTCGGGAATGTCCTGCAAGTCGTGGAGTTAACTGGTCAACAGGTCTACGATACCCTCAACCAGCAATATGATGAAGAGGAACGCTACTTCTTACAAATGGCTGGTCTCCACTATCTCTATACCGACAATCCTGACGGAGGTAAGGAAAGTCCTTATAAGGTTGTCAAGGCCTATAAGGATGACGGTAGCGAAATTGACCCCAATCAGACCTACAAGGTCGTCATCAACGACTTCCTCTTTGGAGGCGGCGATGGCTTTTCAGCATTAAGAGATGTTCGTCGTCTTGGAGCGCTTGACCCTGATACTGAAACCTTCATTAATTACCTCAAAAAGCAAGAGGCAGATGAAAAAACCATTGACCAACCAACTTTAAACCACAAGACCTATGTGACTGTCCAAAGGGCAACTAGCTATGAAGACAGACCAGACGGTCGCCACCGCCTAACCAAGGAAATCTACTTGGACCGCCAAGGACAAGAAGCCAGCCAAAGCCTTATCAAGGATGAGCTTGTCCAAGACAAATCTTCACAAGACCAATCTGCTAGTCCTAAGGCTGGTAGCCAAGCTCCTCATATGATTAGCCTGCAATACCCTGCCCTAGCAAGCCAAAAAGCAGGCCAAACCCAAAAGACTGCCCAAGCTAACGCTAACAGCAAGGAAAACCTGCCAGAGACAGGCTCTGACCTGACCAAGGAAAGAACCCTCAGCCTCATCGGCCTCCTAGTCAGCCTAACAGCTGGAGTCTTTCTGAGAAAAAATCGCAAAGAGGATTAA
- a CDS encoding ABC transporter permease subunit: MILIKHELRQSFKSLLIWSISVGLICYGCILLYGGMAGQFSQVDDVYKNMGDLTKAMGIDKVSITTLNGYFATEIVLMFGLGSAMFASMMGASSLAKEEEGHTSEFLFTLPFRRSSILTYKLLALILSLMFFNAVCIGLEALAVWQIDLDFSWKYFLTYHALAFLMQLEIASLAFAISALSSKKQIGLSIGLVLILYVMDIFCRIIPDIKNLKYWTPYYLANGSDVFTASKINGLAFGISLTLILFSLLGAFLIYERKDLTA; this comes from the coding sequence ATGATTTTAATCAAGCATGAATTGAGGCAATCCTTTAAAAGTCTTTTGATTTGGAGTATAAGTGTCGGTTTGATTTGTTACGGCTGTATTCTTCTTTATGGAGGCATGGCTGGTCAGTTTTCACAGGTGGATGATGTCTATAAAAACATGGGGGACCTGACCAAAGCCATGGGGATAGACAAAGTTAGCATAACAACCTTAAATGGCTATTTTGCAACTGAGATAGTCCTCATGTTTGGCCTTGGTTCAGCCATGTTTGCCAGCATGATGGGAGCCAGTTCTCTAGCGAAAGAAGAAGAAGGTCACACCAGTGAATTTCTTTTCACCCTACCTTTTCGTCGCTCTAGTATTTTAACCTACAAGCTCCTAGCCCTGATACTGAGCCTGATGTTTTTCAATGCTGTTTGCATCGGTTTAGAAGCTCTGGCTGTCTGGCAAATTGACTTGGATTTTTCTTGGAAGTATTTTTTGACCTATCATGCTCTGGCCTTTCTCATGCAGCTTGAGATTGCTAGTCTAGCCTTTGCGATTTCAGCTCTGAGTTCTAAGAAGCAAATCGGCCTATCTATCGGTCTTGTGTTAATCCTCTACGTTATGGATATTTTCTGTCGGATTATTCCAGACATCAAAAATCTCAAGTATTGGACGCCTTACTATTTAGCTAATGGTTCTGATGTCTTTACAGCCAGTAAAATTAATGGTCTTGCATTTGGCATTTCACTTACTTTAATCCTCTTTAGCTTACTAGGAGCCTTCCTTATCTATGAGCGCAAGGACCTGACAGCTTGA